The following are encoded together in the Actinoplanes sp. N902-109 genome:
- a CDS encoding nucleoside-diphosphate sugar epimerase/dehydratase has protein sequence MRPDTRTPRLRVLAVPALDAGAWAAGLVAAVFTRYEFTLDPHRVANLALAVAVTAGLHTLTGHLQYVYRGRYRFASFDEVRAVSLTVLVTATALLIGDLSITPRPLPASSPVVGATIALVLMLAARSVHRLHRERRQRPDPRTATPVLLFGAGAAGHLLLRSMLSDPRGRYLPVGVIDDDPRLRRLRVHGVPVLGGRQDIPALLAATGATVVILSVANADAALIRELRGITVTAGAAFKVVPSTGELIDERVSVTDVRDVRITDLLGRHQIDTDLDSVAGYLTGKRVLVTGAGGSIGSELCRQIRRFAPAELMMLDRDESALHAVQLSMDKRASLDDPAVILADLRDAAAVRAIFRTRKPEVVFHAAALKHLPLLERYPGEAVKTNIWGTLTVLEAAAGVERFVNISTDKAADPVSVLGYSKRITERLTAHTAEATGGTFLSVRFGNVLGSRGSVLTAFNAQIAAGGPMTVTHPDVTRYFMTIEEAVQLVIQAAAIGRGGEALVLQMGEPVRIAEVARQMAQLAPVPITIEYSALRPGEKLHETLFGAEEVDQRPLHPLISHVQVPPLDPATVRFLDSHAPAPAITTDLARLCRHPRSDSPATLPHHGSTPGLAITVPRT, from the coding sequence GTGCGGCCCGACACCCGAACTCCTCGCCTGCGCGTTCTGGCAGTTCCCGCGCTGGACGCCGGCGCCTGGGCAGCCGGCCTCGTCGCGGCGGTCTTCACCCGCTACGAGTTCACCCTCGACCCGCATCGGGTGGCCAACCTCGCGCTTGCCGTAGCCGTCACAGCCGGGCTGCACACCCTGACGGGGCACCTGCAGTACGTCTACCGGGGACGCTACCGCTTCGCCAGCTTCGACGAGGTGCGCGCGGTCTCGCTGACCGTGCTGGTCACCGCGACCGCGCTGCTGATCGGCGACCTCAGCATCACCCCGCGCCCGCTACCGGCCAGCAGCCCGGTCGTCGGCGCGACCATCGCGCTGGTGCTGATGCTGGCCGCGCGGTCGGTGCACCGGCTGCACCGGGAACGCCGGCAACGTCCCGACCCGCGCACCGCCACCCCGGTGCTGCTGTTCGGTGCGGGCGCGGCCGGGCACCTGCTGCTGCGGTCCATGCTCAGCGATCCCCGCGGGCGCTACCTGCCGGTGGGCGTGATCGACGACGACCCGCGGCTGCGCCGGTTGCGCGTGCACGGGGTGCCGGTGCTGGGCGGCCGGCAGGACATCCCGGCGCTGCTGGCCGCCACCGGCGCCACCGTGGTCATCCTGTCGGTGGCCAACGCCGACGCAGCCCTGATCCGCGAGCTGCGCGGCATCACCGTCACTGCCGGGGCGGCGTTCAAGGTGGTGCCGTCGACCGGCGAGCTGATCGACGAGCGGGTCAGCGTGACCGACGTGCGCGACGTGCGGATCACCGACCTGCTCGGCCGGCACCAGATCGACACCGACCTGGACTCCGTGGCCGGTTACCTGACCGGCAAACGGGTGCTGGTGACCGGGGCCGGTGGCTCGATCGGCTCGGAACTGTGCCGGCAGATCCGCCGGTTCGCCCCGGCCGAGCTGATGATGCTCGACCGCGACGAGTCGGCGCTGCACGCGGTGCAGCTGTCGATGGACAAGCGGGCCTCGCTCGACGACCCCGCGGTGATCCTGGCGGACCTGCGCGATGCGGCGGCGGTGCGCGCGATCTTCCGTACCCGCAAACCGGAAGTGGTCTTCCACGCCGCCGCGCTCAAACACCTGCCGTTGCTGGAGCGCTATCCCGGCGAGGCGGTGAAGACCAACATCTGGGGCACCCTCACCGTGCTCGAGGCGGCGGCCGGCGTGGAACGCTTCGTCAACATCTCCACCGACAAGGCCGCCGACCCGGTCAGCGTGCTCGGCTATTCCAAGCGCATCACCGAACGGCTGACCGCCCACACCGCCGAGGCCACCGGTGGCACCTTCCTGAGCGTGCGCTTCGGCAACGTGCTGGGCAGCCGCGGCTCGGTGCTGACCGCGTTCAACGCCCAGATCGCCGCGGGCGGCCCGATGACGGTCACCCACCCCGACGTCACCCGCTACTTCATGACCATCGAGGAGGCCGTGCAGCTGGTCATCCAGGCCGCCGCGATCGGCCGCGGCGGCGAAGCCCTGGTGCTGCAGATGGGCGAACCGGTGCGGATCGCCGAAGTGGCCCGGCAGATGGCCCAGCTCGCCCCGGTGCCCATCACCATCGAGTACTCGGCGCTGCGCCCCGGCGAGAAACTCCACGAGACCCTGTTCGGCGCGGAGGAGGTCGACCAGCGCCCGCTGCACCCGCTGATCTCGCACGTCCAGGTGCCACCCCTGGACCCGGCCACCGTCCGCTTCCTCGACAGCCACGCCCCGGCCCCCGCCATCACCACCGACCTGGCCCGGCTGTGCCGCCACCCCCGCAGCGACTCCCCGGCCACGCTCCCCCACCACGGATCCACCCCGGGCCTGGCCATCACGGTCCCCCGGACCTGA
- a CDS encoding low molecular weight phosphatase family protein, producing the protein MGTVLIVCQANLCRSPMAELLTRRAFAGRAGGEAVTVASAGTHAWTNRPMHPYAQQVLQERDIDPSGFRARQLSAEAVRTAGIVLTATRRHRAACVELEPAAVRRTFTIRQFARYAGALTPGPGDLLERIELVRAAVPVGAAADDDLADPVDHPVDAFRRCAAYLASVSDLLAGLMTPSPPWTSPCPAVPRP; encoded by the coding sequence GTGGGCACGGTGCTGATCGTCTGCCAGGCCAATCTCTGCCGGTCACCGATGGCCGAGCTGCTGACCCGCCGGGCCTTCGCGGGCCGGGCGGGTGGCGAGGCAGTCACCGTCGCCAGTGCCGGGACGCATGCGTGGACCAATCGGCCGATGCATCCGTACGCGCAGCAGGTCCTGCAGGAACGCGACATCGACCCGAGCGGGTTCCGGGCCCGGCAGCTGAGCGCGGAGGCGGTGCGCACGGCCGGGATCGTGCTGACCGCGACCCGCCGGCACCGCGCGGCCTGCGTGGAGCTGGAACCGGCGGCGGTGCGGCGGACGTTCACGATCCGGCAGTTCGCCCGGTACGCCGGGGCGCTCACCCCCGGTCCCGGCGACCTGCTGGAGCGGATCGAGCTGGTGCGCGCGGCGGTGCCGGTGGGGGCGGCCGCCGACGACGACCTGGCCGACCCGGTCGACCATCCGGTGGACGCCTTCCGGCGCTGCGCGGCATACCTGGCGTCGGTGAGCGACCTGCTGGCCGGGCTCATGACGCCGAGCCCACCTTGGACCTCTCCTTGCCCGGCCGTCCCGCGCCCATGA
- a CDS encoding glycosyl transferase codes for MPVLVALVVGLAVQPVLVRALTAAAVLDVPCARSSHTTPVPRGGGVAVVLAAAAGFVLLPSARMLLVPVLAFAAIGLAEDVRGVAVPVRLALHLLAGTISAVTLLPLPLAGVLAVALWLTAYANAFNFMDGINGISAAQAVVAGLVFALAGLPAGLVLAAAAATFLPWNAGRARIFLGDAGSYGLGALIAALAVLGLRQGLPVAVVLAPLAVTLADTGCTLARRILRGEPWYRPHRSHTYQRLTDAGWTHQQVTLLTVAISAGLSAAAAVDTRLAVAVAVLLLGGYFTLPAMVPVR; via the coding sequence ATGCCCGTGCTCGTGGCGCTGGTGGTGGGGCTGGCCGTGCAGCCCGTGCTGGTTCGCGCGCTCACCGCCGCTGCCGTCCTCGACGTCCCCTGTGCCCGCTCGTCGCACACCACGCCGGTGCCGCGCGGCGGCGGCGTCGCCGTGGTGCTGGCCGCCGCGGCCGGATTCGTGCTGCTGCCCTCGGCCCGGATGCTGCTGGTGCCGGTGCTGGCGTTCGCCGCGATCGGCCTGGCCGAGGACGTGCGCGGGGTCGCGGTACCGGTCCGGCTGGCGCTGCACCTGCTGGCCGGCACCATCAGCGCGGTCACGCTACTGCCGCTGCCCCTGGCCGGGGTGCTGGCGGTGGCGCTGTGGCTGACCGCGTACGCCAACGCGTTCAACTTCATGGACGGCATCAACGGCATCTCCGCCGCCCAGGCCGTCGTGGCGGGCCTGGTGTTCGCGCTGGCCGGGTTGCCCGCGGGGCTGGTGCTGGCCGCCGCGGCGGCGACGTTCCTGCCGTGGAACGCCGGCCGGGCCCGCATCTTCCTGGGCGACGCCGGGTCGTACGGCCTGGGTGCGCTGATCGCCGCGCTCGCCGTGCTGGGGCTGCGGCAGGGGCTGCCGGTCGCGGTGGTGCTGGCGCCGCTGGCCGTCACGCTGGCCGACACCGGGTGCACGCTGGCCCGGCGCATCCTGCGCGGCGAACCCTGGTACCGGCCGCACCGCAGCCACACCTATCAGCGGCTGACCGACGCGGGCTGGACGCATCAGCAGGTCACCCTGCTCACCGTCGCGATCAGCGCCGGGCTCAGCGCCGCCGCCGCGGTCGACACCCGGCTCGCCGTGGCGGTGGCCGTGCTGCTGCTGGGCGGCTACTTCACGCTGCCCGCGATGGTTCCGGTGCGCTGA
- a CDS encoding polysaccharide biosynthesis tyrosine autokinase: MELRDYIRVARKRWRMVVGAVLAALVLGALVTVQTAPRYATSVTFFVTTPNTGVTDAYQGGLFSQQRVKSYASLLVSDRLAQLVAAEPGVGLDARHIRERVAAQAVPETVLLQATVTDTDRDRSARIATVLAGQFKQLVESLETPPGKQVSSVKVEVVAGPELADAPVSPRPVRNLVLAALLGLLTGAAGAVLREVLDTTVKTVEGLQALAAAPVLAAVPFDDDAKEGPRALLGTGHSARAEALRQLRTNLQYVDVDRPVKTLVVTSAVPGEGKSSTACGIAMLFAQAGQRVLIVDADLRRPRIAEYLGLEGAAGLTTVLAGKAAVDDVLQRYGDHLWVLPSGFLPPNPSELLGSQHMALLMDELRTAFDTIIVDCPPLLPVTDAAVVAARADGALLLARSHKTTTAQVSNAVTALQSVDARLLGCVLNMVAAKGPDAYHYYDEYSTRGRGSRRAGPVAPVRVAVGRLPELMGAGRPGKERSKVGSAS; encoded by the coding sequence ATGGAGTTGCGTGACTACATCCGCGTTGCCCGTAAGCGGTGGCGGATGGTGGTGGGAGCCGTGCTGGCGGCGCTTGTGCTCGGGGCCCTCGTCACGGTGCAGACCGCGCCGCGCTACGCCACCTCGGTCACCTTCTTCGTGACCACCCCGAACACCGGGGTCACCGATGCGTACCAGGGTGGGCTGTTCTCCCAGCAACGGGTCAAGTCGTACGCGAGCCTGCTGGTCAGCGACCGGTTGGCCCAGCTGGTGGCGGCCGAACCCGGCGTCGGCCTGGACGCGCGGCACATCCGCGAGCGGGTCGCTGCTCAGGCCGTACCGGAAACGGTGTTGCTGCAGGCGACGGTGACCGACACCGACCGGGACCGGTCGGCGCGGATCGCCACCGTCCTGGCCGGTCAGTTCAAGCAACTGGTGGAATCGTTGGAGACCCCGCCGGGCAAGCAGGTGTCGTCGGTCAAGGTGGAGGTGGTCGCCGGGCCCGAGCTCGCCGACGCCCCGGTCAGCCCGCGCCCGGTGCGCAACCTGGTGCTGGCCGCGTTGCTCGGGCTGCTGACCGGTGCGGCCGGTGCGGTGCTGCGCGAGGTGCTCGACACCACCGTCAAGACCGTGGAGGGCCTGCAGGCGCTCGCCGCGGCGCCGGTGCTGGCCGCGGTGCCGTTCGACGACGACGCCAAGGAGGGGCCGCGGGCGCTGCTCGGCACCGGTCACTCGGCCCGCGCGGAGGCGCTCCGGCAGCTGCGCACCAACCTGCAGTACGTCGACGTGGACCGGCCGGTGAAGACGCTGGTGGTGACCAGCGCGGTCCCCGGTGAGGGCAAGTCGTCCACCGCGTGCGGCATCGCGATGCTGTTCGCCCAGGCCGGGCAGCGGGTGCTGATCGTGGACGCCGACCTGCGCCGCCCGCGCATTGCCGAATACCTGGGTCTGGAAGGCGCCGCCGGGTTGACCACCGTGCTGGCCGGCAAGGCGGCGGTCGACGACGTGCTGCAGCGTTACGGCGACCACCTGTGGGTGCTGCCCAGCGGGTTTCTCCCGCCCAACCCCAGCGAGCTGCTCGGCTCGCAGCACATGGCGTTGCTGATGGACGAGCTGCGCACCGCCTTCGACACGATCATCGTGGACTGCCCGCCGTTGCTGCCGGTCACCGACGCCGCGGTGGTGGCTGCCCGGGCCGACGGCGCGCTGCTGCTGGCCCGCTCGCACAAGACCACGACGGCTCAGGTCAGCAACGCGGTCACCGCGTTGCAGTCGGTGGACGCGCGGCTGCTCGGCTGCGTGCTCAACATGGTGGCGGCCAAGGGCCCGGACGCCTACCACTACTACGACGAGTACTCGACCCGGGGCCGGGGCAGCCGCCGGGCCGGTCCGGTGGCCCCGGTGCGGGTGGCGGTCGGCCGGCTGCCGGAGCTCATGGGCGCGGGACGGCCGGGCAAGGAGAGGTCCAAGGTGGGCTCGGCGTCATGA
- a CDS encoding NAD(P)-dependent oxidoreductase, translating into MPKIIVYGASGFVGSAVLRHLAGHPDVEVAAARMPRLRTAARDVPGILAETAPVSFDDNDGLVAGADVVVNAAGLADATGADEDALTGANALAPAAAVRHAARAGAKRFVHISSTAVQGRTAVLDESARHEPFSPYSRSKALGEQAVLAAGGLPVVVYRPPSVHGAGRAVTARLAALARSRLSSVAGDGRAPSPQALAGNVAAAVAQLCLGPLPAQPVVLHPWEGLTAADVLELLGAGHRPRHIPVPVARGLLALGRAAGGWQPRVAAQVRRAELMWFGQAQEPGWLARQGWQPPEGRESWRALGELQRTAAAGPGRTGHEPGGGRTGHEPGGGRTGHEPGGRRTDHEPGGAQRTGTIAGSVK; encoded by the coding sequence ATGCCCAAAATCATCGTGTACGGCGCCAGCGGCTTCGTCGGCTCGGCCGTCCTCCGGCACCTGGCCGGCCACCCGGACGTCGAGGTCGCCGCCGCCCGGATGCCGCGGCTGCGCACGGCCGCCCGGGACGTGCCCGGCATCCTCGCCGAGACGGCGCCGGTGTCCTTCGACGACAACGACGGCCTGGTCGCCGGGGCCGACGTGGTGGTCAACGCCGCCGGGCTGGCCGACGCCACCGGCGCGGACGAGGACGCGCTGACCGGTGCCAACGCGCTGGCCCCGGCCGCTGCCGTGCGGCACGCCGCCCGCGCCGGAGCGAAGCGCTTCGTCCACATCAGCTCCACGGCGGTGCAGGGACGCACGGCGGTGCTCGACGAGTCCGCGCGGCACGAGCCGTTCTCGCCGTACTCGCGGTCCAAGGCCCTCGGCGAACAGGCCGTGCTGGCCGCCGGGGGCCTGCCGGTGGTGGTCTACCGTCCGCCGTCGGTGCACGGCGCCGGGCGCGCGGTGACGGCGCGGCTGGCCGCACTGGCCCGCTCGCGGCTGAGCAGCGTCGCCGGGGACGGCCGCGCGCCCAGCCCGCAGGCGCTGGCCGGCAACGTGGCCGCCGCGGTCGCGCAGCTGTGTCTCGGCCCGTTGCCCGCGCAGCCCGTGGTCCTGCACCCGTGGGAGGGGCTGACCGCCGCGGACGTGCTGGAACTGCTCGGCGCCGGGCACCGGCCACGGCACATCCCGGTGCCGGTGGCGCGGGGGCTGCTGGCGCTGGGCCGGGCGGCAGGCGGGTGGCAGCCGCGGGTGGCGGCCCAGGTGCGCCGCGCCGAGCTGATGTGGTTCGGCCAGGCGCAGGAACCGGGCTGGCTGGCCCGGCAGGGCTGGCAACCGCCCGAGGGGCGGGAGAGCTGGCGCGCCCTCGGCGAGCTGCAGCGCACCGCGGCGGCCGGCCCCGGTCGCACCGGCCACGAGCCGGGCGGCGGTCGCACCGGCCACGAGCCGGGCGGCGGTCGCACCGGCCACGAGCCGGGCGGCCGTCGCACCGATCACGAGCCGGGCGGCGCTCAGCGCACCGGAACCATCGCGGGCAGCGTGAAGTAG